The Parvibaculaceae bacterium PLY_AMNH_Bact1 genome window below encodes:
- a CDS encoding DUF2093 domain-containing protein (Derived by automated computational analysis using gene prediction method: Protein Homology.) — translation MNRHENGFGGSKAELVYGDGEYHVVRKGTFVVCAVTGANIPLEDLRYWHADRQEAYVDAAAALKRELELKGQE, via the coding sequence ATGAATCGACATGAAAATGGCTTCGGTGGAAGCAAAGCAGAGCTGGTGTATGGGGACGGCGAGTACCACGTGGTTCGCAAGGGCACGTTCGTTGTCTGTGCAGTGACGGGTGCGAACATACCTCTTGAGGATTTGCGTTATTGGCACGCAGATCGCCAGGAAGCCTATGTTGATGCGGCCGCAGCCCTGAAACGCGAGCTTGAGCTGAAGGGTCAGGAATGA
- the xseA gene encoding exodeoxyribonuclease VII large subunit (Derived by automated computational analysis using gene prediction method: Protein Homology. GO_component: GO:0009318 - exodeoxyribonuclease VII complex [Evidence IEA]; GO_function: GO:0008855 - exodeoxyribonuclease VII activity [Evidence IEA]; GO_process: GO:0006308 - DNA catabolic process [Evidence IEA]), translating to MADDTTPGNAYEFSVSELSMALKRTVEDTYGYVRVRGELGRVSRPASGHLYLDLKDDKSVLNGVIWKGVASRLKVKPEQGLEVVCTGKLTTFPGQSRYQIVIESMELAGVGALMALLEQRKKALAAEGLFDPAKKRPIPFLPETIGVVTSPSGAVICDILHRLRDRFPRHVLVWPVRVQGEQSAEEVTAAIKGFNNLKPGGPTPRPDLLIVARGGGSLEDLWSFNEETVVRAAAASDIPLISAVGHETDTTLIDFASDQRAPTPTAAAEMAVPVRADLVARVLDNARRLVRAETRKVTELGARLEGLSRGLPKPDDLFALPGQRLDHASQRLGLGLGAATSVKRGQLERIAGRLSGQVLASKLSNGTQRTRDLAARATRAEQRHLSDLGRRMAQAGRLLDTLSYQSVLSRGFALVRDDSGAPVRGSAAVSPGAALELEFAGADKLAVVAGATPDKPAVKPKTKRPVSKKKGTSANDQGRLF from the coding sequence ATGGCTGACGATACAACCCCAGGAAATGCCTACGAATTCTCGGTCAGCGAGCTCTCCATGGCGCTAAAGCGCACGGTGGAGGACACATATGGTTATGTGCGGGTGCGCGGCGAGTTGGGGCGGGTCAGCCGACCGGCCTCAGGTCATCTCTACCTCGATTTGAAAGACGACAAGTCTGTCCTGAATGGCGTGATCTGGAAGGGTGTCGCCTCGAGGTTGAAAGTGAAGCCAGAGCAGGGGCTTGAGGTTGTCTGTACAGGCAAGCTCACGACCTTCCCAGGGCAATCGCGCTATCAGATTGTCATCGAGAGTATGGAACTGGCAGGCGTCGGTGCTCTTATGGCGCTGTTGGAGCAGCGCAAAAAGGCCCTGGCGGCAGAGGGTCTGTTTGATCCTGCAAAAAAACGGCCCATCCCATTTCTACCTGAGACCATCGGGGTGGTGACGAGTCCCTCGGGCGCTGTCATTTGTGACATCCTGCATCGTCTTCGCGACAGGTTTCCGCGCCACGTTCTGGTCTGGCCGGTTCGCGTCCAGGGGGAACAATCAGCGGAAGAAGTCACTGCCGCGATCAAGGGGTTCAACAATCTGAAGCCTGGCGGACCGACGCCGCGACCAGACCTGCTGATTGTGGCGCGCGGCGGGGGGTCGCTTGAAGATCTTTGGTCATTTAATGAAGAAACAGTGGTGCGTGCGGCAGCCGCCAGCGATATTCCGCTTATTTCGGCAGTGGGGCACGAAACCGACACGACCCTCATCGACTTCGCGTCTGACCAGCGCGCACCGACGCCGACCGCCGCAGCGGAAATGGCGGTGCCTGTCAGGGCTGATTTGGTCGCCCGGGTTCTAGACAATGCCCGCCGTCTTGTGCGGGCGGAAACCCGCAAAGTGACTGAACTGGGTGCCCGCCTTGAAGGTCTTAGTCGCGGCTTACCTAAACCGGACGATCTTTTTGCGTTGCCCGGCCAAAGACTGGACCATGCAAGTCAACGCCTTGGATTGGGGCTGGGAGCCGCCACGTCAGTCAAGCGCGGACAGCTTGAACGCATTGCCGGTCGCCTTTCGGGCCAAGTGCTTGCATCCAAACTTTCAAACGGCACTCAGCGGACCCGGGATCTGGCAGCCCGTGCCACCCGCGCAGAACAAAGACATCTGTCTGATCTTGGCAGACGAATGGCACAGGCCGGGCGGCTGCTGGATACCTTGAGCTATCAGTCGGTGCTTAGTCGGGGATTTGCCTTGGTTCGTGACGATAGCGGTGCCCCTGTCAGGGGATCAGCGGCGGTCTCGCCTGGGGCGGCACTGGAACTGGAATTTGCGGGGGCAGACAAGCTTGCCGTTGTGGCAGGCGCGACACCTGACAAACCCGCAGTCAAACCTAAAACTAAAAGACCTGTTTCAAAAAAGAAGGGGACATCGGCTAACGATCAGGGGCGGTTGTTCTAG
- a CDS encoding M23 family metallopeptidase (Derived by automated computational analysis using gene prediction method: Protein Homology.) has protein sequence MNLRRLRNLLFIVVASLFAGLPAWAEGRVGLTGEAIQGGIIIGTTEPGTKVILDGEPLMVSERGHFLFAFDRDHEGTVHLDLEYPDAERESLSIDVATREYDVQRIEGVASKYVSPSAEQLERIARDRDLKRTARPVDTAQDWFADDFVWPVKGVITGTFGLQRFFNGQPRRPHYGVDVAASTGTPVAAPAAGIIRLAHPDLYFEGGAIFLDHGHGMISVMMHLSSVDVEVGQQVEQGEIVGAVGATGRVTGPHLDWRMYWRTAHVDPALLAGDMPAPKPLERPSETP, from the coding sequence ATGAATTTGAGGCGCCTGCGCAATCTCTTGTTTATCGTTGTCGCGTCTCTATTTGCCGGGCTCCCAGCCTGGGCGGAGGGGCGCGTCGGTCTCACCGGCGAAGCTATTCAGGGCGGGATCATTATCGGCACGACTGAGCCTGGCACAAAGGTCATCCTGGATGGCGAACCTCTCATGGTATCGGAACGCGGACATTTTCTCTTTGCGTTTGACAGAGACCATGAAGGCACTGTCCACCTTGACCTGGAATATCCAGATGCCGAGCGCGAGAGCCTGTCGATTGATGTGGCGACCCGCGAATATGACGTGCAACGCATCGAAGGCGTGGCGTCAAAATATGTCAGTCCTTCAGCTGAGCAGCTGGAGCGCATTGCGCGGGACCGCGACTTGAAGCGGACCGCGCGTCCCGTTGATACGGCCCAAGACTGGTTCGCAGATGATTTTGTCTGGCCGGTAAAAGGGGTGATCACCGGCACGTTTGGCTTGCAGCGTTTTTTTAACGGTCAGCCGCGGCGACCTCATTACGGTGTTGATGTTGCCGCGAGCACCGGGACACCGGTGGCAGCACCTGCCGCTGGGATCATTCGGTTGGCACACCCGGACCTCTATTTCGAAGGCGGTGCGATTTTCTTGGACCATGGTCACGGGATGATCAGCGTCATGATGCATCTGAGTAGCGTTGATGTTGAAGTCGGTCAGCAAGTCGAACAGGGTGAGATTGTTGGGGCCGTTGGGGCGACGGGACGCGTGACGGGACCGCACCTCGACTGGCGCATGTATTGGCGGACGGCGCATGTTGACCCGGCCTTGCTGGCAGGGGACATGCCGGCGCCCAAACCGCTGGAACGTCCTTCAGAAACACCCTAG
- the purD gene encoding phosphoribosylamine--glycine ligase (Derived by automated computational analysis using gene prediction method: Protein Homology. GO_function: GO:0004637 - phosphoribosylamine-glycine ligase activity [Evidence IEA]; GO_process: GO:0006189 - 'de novo' IMP biosynthetic process [Evidence IEA]; GO_process: GO:0009152 - purine ribonucleotide biosynthetic process [Evidence IEA]) has protein sequence MNVLVIGSGGREHALAWAIASSPMLGELYCAPGNAGIADVARCVDIGVDDFDGIVTFCQDTSIDFVVVGPEDPLVGGIVDRLDEAGIKSFGPNAAAAQLEGSKGFTKDLCADYDIPTAAYGRFADATEAKAYLDKHAAPIVIKADGLAAGKGVIMAETDEEALAAVDEIFGGKFGGAGAELVIEEWLEGEEASFFALCDGKTAVPLVGAQDHKRVADGDVGLNTGGMGAYSPAPVLSMSMQFALMDRIVNPTLAAMADKGMPFKGVLFVGLMITKDGPKLIEFNVRFGDPECQVLMMRLMSDILPALVACHDGTLDQIELEWNDEAALSVVMATEGYPEAYEKGSEIKNLEAAASEDGIEIFHAGTKQDGKKVTAHGGRVLAVTALGKSVAAAQARAYKAVDAVDWPQGFCRRDIGYRAVARERKSA, from the coding sequence ATGAACGTTCTGGTTATAGGATCAGGCGGGCGCGAACATGCTCTCGCATGGGCGATTGCGTCAAGCCCCATGCTCGGCGAGCTCTATTGTGCCCCAGGGAATGCCGGGATCGCCGATGTGGCGAGATGCGTTGACATTGGCGTGGACGACTTCGATGGAATCGTCACTTTTTGCCAGGATACGAGTATCGACTTTGTCGTCGTCGGTCCGGAGGATCCACTAGTCGGAGGAATTGTTGATCGGTTGGATGAGGCCGGGATCAAGAGCTTCGGCCCGAACGCTGCGGCGGCCCAATTGGAAGGCTCCAAGGGCTTCACTAAGGACCTTTGCGCGGACTATGACATTCCAACAGCCGCCTATGGACGTTTCGCTGACGCGACAGAGGCCAAAGCCTATCTCGACAAGCACGCCGCGCCCATCGTGATCAAGGCAGATGGCCTTGCCGCTGGTAAGGGCGTGATCATGGCGGAGACCGACGAAGAAGCTCTCGCCGCAGTCGATGAAATTTTCGGCGGCAAATTTGGTGGTGCGGGGGCTGAACTCGTCATCGAAGAATGGCTTGAGGGAGAAGAAGCGAGCTTCTTTGCACTCTGTGATGGCAAAACAGCCGTGCCGCTGGTTGGTGCACAAGACCATAAGCGGGTCGCCGATGGGGATGTTGGGCTGAACACGGGCGGCATGGGTGCTTACTCCCCTGCCCCTGTGCTCTCCATGAGCATGCAATTTGCGCTCATGGATCGCATCGTCAATCCAACGCTCGCCGCCATGGCTGACAAAGGCATGCCTTTTAAAGGTGTCTTGTTCGTCGGGCTCATGATCACGAAAGACGGCCCGAAGCTGATTGAGTTTAATGTTCGCTTTGGCGATCCGGAATGCCAGGTACTGATGATGCGACTTATGTCCGACATTCTCCCTGCCCTGGTCGCATGTCACGATGGCACACTTGATCAGATTGAACTTGAGTGGAATGACGAAGCTGCTCTCAGCGTAGTGATGGCAACGGAAGGCTATCCAGAAGCTTACGAAAAAGGCTCTGAGATAAAAAACCTTGAGGCTGCAGCCAGTGAAGATGGTATCGAGATTTTTCACGCGGGCACAAAACAGGACGGCAAAAAGGTCACGGCCCATGGCGGCCGCGTGTTGGCTGTCACCGCGCTCGGGAAATCCGTCGCCGCGGCCCAAGCGCGCGCCTATAAAGCCGTAGATGCTGTCGACTGGCCGCAAGGGTTTTGTCGGCGCGACATTGGTTATCGTGCGGTCGCCCGCGAGAGAAAATCAGCATAA
- a CDS encoding 3-deoxy-D-manno-octulosonic acid transferase (Derived by automated computational analysis using gene prediction method: Protein Homology.), with amino-acid sequence MTLGLRAYRTLTASAGPLFTFILKRRTLRGKEDPDRVSEKQGIASAARPESPLVWLHGASVGESLSMLPLIKCLSEAQPNLRFLVTTGTLTSAELMAKRLPPSACHQFVPLDHPTYWGRFFSHWRPDLAVIIESELWPNMIAETCARDIPLVLANARLSEKSAKGWNRVGRSIASLLSSFDVVLAQDERSATRLSALGADPVETPGNLKFDAPPLQADTAALEDLRAQIGGRPCWVAASTHEGEETLVGRIHVQLQKAFPDLLTILAPRHPARGPAVARDMEELGLNVAQRSKSDVIKQDTNVYLADTLGEMGLVFRLAPIAFIGGSFVDVGGHNPLEAARLDTAILFGPHMFNFEDATTPLRDAGAAIQVTSEADLTDRLSKWLATSEEASIAAAQGKEVVSRSTHVAARITQKLLPLLPDTAKSKVKQ; translated from the coding sequence ATGACGTTGGGTTTGAGGGCCTATCGCACGCTTACTGCAAGTGCCGGTCCTCTTTTCACGTTCATTCTCAAGCGACGCACTCTTCGAGGTAAAGAAGATCCAGACCGGGTAAGCGAGAAACAAGGGATTGCTTCAGCGGCGCGACCCGAAAGCCCGCTGGTGTGGCTGCATGGAGCAAGCGTTGGAGAATCTCTTTCCATGCTCCCGCTTATTAAATGCCTGTCTGAGGCACAGCCAAACCTTCGCTTCCTAGTGACAACCGGCACTCTTACCTCCGCTGAATTGATGGCGAAGCGTCTTCCCCCGTCTGCCTGTCACCAGTTTGTTCCCCTCGATCATCCAACCTATTGGGGCCGTTTTTTTTCACATTGGCGACCTGACCTCGCTGTGATCATAGAGTCAGAACTTTGGCCGAATATGATTGCGGAGACTTGTGCACGTGACATCCCATTGGTCCTTGCCAATGCTCGCTTGTCGGAAAAGTCCGCAAAAGGTTGGAACCGCGTTGGCCGCTCGATTGCGTCCCTGCTGAGCTCATTTGATGTCGTGCTTGCTCAAGATGAACGATCCGCCACGCGCCTTAGCGCTTTGGGCGCCGATCCTGTTGAGACACCTGGCAATCTCAAATTTGATGCCCCCCCGCTCCAAGCGGACACCGCAGCCCTTGAAGACCTCCGGGCACAGATTGGGGGTCGACCTTGCTGGGTTGCGGCAAGTACGCATGAGGGCGAGGAGACACTCGTCGGACGCATCCATGTCCAACTCCAGAAGGCATTCCCAGACCTTCTGACCATTCTTGCGCCACGACACCCTGCCCGTGGACCTGCTGTTGCACGTGACATGGAGGAACTTGGCCTCAACGTCGCACAGCGCTCAAAATCAGATGTGATAAAACAAGACACCAATGTCTATCTGGCCGATACACTCGGCGAAATGGGGCTGGTTTTTCGCCTTGCGCCCATTGCGTTCATTGGTGGGTCGTTTGTAGATGTTGGAGGCCACAATCCGCTTGAGGCCGCGCGGCTCGATACCGCCATACTGTTTGGGCCACATATGTTTAACTTTGAAGATGCCACAACACCGCTCCGGGATGCGGGGGCCGCTATTCAAGTCACATCGGAAGCTGACCTAACTGATAGGTTATCGAAATGGCTGGCGACATCTGAAGAGGCAAGCATTGCCGCCGCTCAGGGAAAAGAGGTTGTGTCACGCTCAACCCATGTCGCAGCACGCATAACGCAAAAGCTACTGCCCCTCTTGCCTGACACGGCAAAGTCGAAGGTGAAGCAATAA
- a CDS encoding lysophospholipid acyltransferase family protein (Derived by automated computational analysis using gene prediction method: Protein Homology.), with translation MSRFKSLSKSILKSSAVQSGLALSIASYVRLVHLTCRFNQRRADIPEQFWADDETFICATWHGQNVILPMFWHNWRTLKVLVSKHGDGEIIARLCGHLGLGTIRGSGAPKGKAEKSREKGGAAALRAMVRALQNGASIGLTADMPPGPRRVAGLGIVTMARLSGRPILPIVATTRARLVLGNTWDKFTIPLPFNRGAVVWGDPIYVPRDADDATVESCRQQVEDALNQLTREADAMVGRRSAVSPGNSDTLTDTREVG, from the coding sequence ATGTCCCGGTTTAAATCACTATCGAAAAGCATATTGAAGAGCAGCGCAGTACAGAGCGGCTTGGCACTGTCGATTGCGAGCTATGTCCGGCTGGTACACCTCACCTGCCGTTTCAATCAACGGCGCGCTGATATTCCTGAACAGTTTTGGGCTGACGATGAAACATTTATCTGTGCAACATGGCATGGTCAGAACGTGATCCTTCCGATGTTTTGGCACAATTGGCGAACGCTAAAAGTTCTAGTCTCCAAACATGGAGACGGTGAGATCATCGCCCGTCTCTGCGGCCATCTGGGTCTTGGCACCATCCGCGGCTCTGGCGCTCCAAAAGGCAAAGCTGAAAAGTCGAGGGAAAAAGGCGGGGCCGCGGCACTCCGTGCAATGGTCCGTGCCCTTCAAAACGGTGCCTCTATCGGGCTCACAGCCGACATGCCTCCCGGTCCACGCCGCGTCGCCGGTCTGGGAATTGTGACTATGGCCCGTCTTTCAGGCCGTCCCATTCTTCCTATCGTTGCGACCACGCGCGCGCGTTTGGTGCTTGGCAATACCTGGGACAAGTTCACCATTCCGCTGCCGTTTAACCGTGGCGCCGTTGTGTGGGGAGACCCAATATATGTGCCGCGTGATGCCGACGACGCAACGGTCGAATCCTGTCGACAGCAGGTGGAGGATGCACTGAACCAGTTGACCCGCGAAGCCGATGCCATGGTTGGCAGAAGATCGGCGGTGTCTCCTGGAAATTCAGACACTCTCACCGATACACGAGAAGTGGGATAG
- a CDS encoding lysophospholipid acyltransferase family protein (Derived by automated computational analysis using gene prediction method: Protein Homology.), which translates to MSNKAVRYRLEAAAALPLFGFFKLLGLERASAFGGWLLRTVGPHVGITRRARKNIERAMPELVTSDVDQIIRDMWDNIGRTIGEFAHLDAFKEPEHQSRIALKGLGHMQELRDRGAMLVSGHFANWELLALAMRLYGFDGGAIYRHANNPTIDNWIVRLRSRAIYPVQIPKGPKGARDVIRIIRNKGFICMLADQKMNDGIEAKLFGLKAMTPATPGAMATRYGIPIVPVTIRRTTGVHFVEEIHEPIFADQTADPHAETARITQKLNDFLEAEIRANPAQWLWMHNRWPKDA; encoded by the coding sequence TTGTCAAACAAAGCCGTCAGATATCGTCTCGAAGCCGCTGCGGCGCTTCCGCTCTTCGGTTTCTTCAAACTTCTTGGACTGGAGCGGGCGTCCGCATTTGGCGGGTGGCTGCTTCGAACTGTTGGCCCGCATGTCGGTATAACCCGCCGGGCACGGAAGAATATTGAACGGGCTATGCCCGAGCTCGTGACATCTGACGTTGATCAGATCATCCGCGACATGTGGGACAATATTGGCCGAACCATCGGTGAATTCGCTCACCTGGACGCTTTCAAAGAACCGGAACATCAATCGCGCATAGCACTCAAAGGTCTTGGCCATATGCAAGAGCTCCGAGACCGGGGCGCCATGCTCGTGTCGGGTCACTTCGCCAATTGGGAGCTTCTCGCCCTCGCCATGCGTCTGTATGGTTTTGACGGTGGCGCAATTTATCGCCACGCCAACAACCCCACCATCGACAATTGGATCGTGAGGCTTCGATCCCGGGCTATCTATCCGGTTCAAATCCCGAAAGGCCCAAAGGGTGCCCGCGACGTTATTCGCATTATTCGCAACAAGGGTTTCATCTGCATGCTTGCCGACCAAAAGATGAATGACGGCATTGAGGCGAAATTGTTTGGCTTAAAAGCGATGACTCCTGCCACCCCGGGCGCCATGGCGACGCGCTACGGTATTCCCATCGTGCCGGTGACAATCCGCCGAACAACAGGTGTGCATTTTGTGGAGGAAATCCATGAACCGATCTTCGCCGATCAGACTGCTGACCCTCACGCAGAAACAGCGCGCATCACCCAAAAATTGAATGATTTCCTGGAAGCGGAAATTCGGGCAAACCCGGCACAATGGCTTTGGATGCACAATCGGTGGCCGAAAGATGCCTGA
- the lpxK gene encoding tetraacyldisaccharide 4'-kinase (Derived by automated computational analysis using gene prediction method: Protein Homology. GO_function: GO:0009029 - tetraacyldisaccharide 4'-kinase activity [Evidence IEA]; GO_process: GO:0009245 - lipid A biosynthetic process [Evidence IEA]): MRSPSFWYPAATPTLRDQLLRLAMTPFAVLYSIGAGLRQKMTVPERISVPVVCIGNFTAGGAGKTPTAIAIAKRLETMGETPHFVSRGYGGKETGPLCVDGELHSSSDVGDEPLLLSRHETTWVAQDRVAGALAAERAGASIILLDDGFQNPALHKDLSLLVVDTGAGVGNSSVIPAGPLREPIAAAFKRTHAIVALGTEPLPKALKYLAEQTAIPVFGASLQPDADSSENLVSKTLIAFAGIGRPEKFYSTLRKMGATLAQTRSFPDHHPFSEKDAQDLLDLAAPENALLITTEKDAIRLRKADSAAARKLSEQTAVLPVTAIFGDLPGLDALLTQYLTAARASHTYAPPGTRRD, translated from the coding sequence ATGCGCAGCCCGTCTTTTTGGTACCCTGCCGCCACCCCAACACTACGCGATCAGCTTTTGCGTCTCGCGATGACCCCTTTCGCTGTCCTCTATTCTATTGGTGCTGGCCTCCGGCAGAAGATGACCGTGCCAGAGCGCATAAGTGTGCCGGTTGTTTGCATTGGCAACTTCACTGCAGGCGGCGCTGGCAAAACGCCAACCGCGATTGCGATTGCAAAAAGGCTGGAGACCATGGGCGAGACACCCCATTTTGTCAGTCGGGGATATGGCGGTAAGGAAACCGGTCCGTTATGTGTCGATGGCGAGCTACATAGCTCATCAGATGTTGGTGATGAACCGCTTCTATTGAGCAGGCATGAGACAACATGGGTGGCCCAGGACCGCGTGGCAGGCGCCCTGGCTGCGGAGAGAGCTGGTGCGAGCATCATTCTGCTGGACGACGGGTTTCAAAACCCAGCGCTCCACAAGGACCTATCTCTATTGGTTGTCGATACTGGAGCGGGCGTCGGCAATAGTTCCGTCATTCCCGCCGGACCTTTGCGGGAACCGATTGCAGCGGCTTTCAAGAGAACCCACGCCATTGTGGCGTTGGGGACTGAACCGCTGCCAAAAGCTCTGAAGTACCTCGCGGAGCAGACCGCCATCCCCGTCTTTGGTGCCAGCCTTCAGCCGGACGCTGATAGCAGCGAAAACCTTGTCAGCAAAACTTTGATCGCATTTGCCGGCATCGGGCGCCCGGAAAAATTCTATTCAACCCTGCGCAAGATGGGCGCCACCCTCGCCCAGACGAGGTCCTTTCCTGACCATCACCCGTTTTCCGAGAAAGACGCGCAAGACCTTTTGGACCTCGCCGCCCCGGAGAACGCGCTGCTCATCACCACAGAAAAGGACGCCATTCGCCTTCGCAAAGCCGATAGTGCGGCAGCCCGTAAGCTTAGCGAGCAAACTGCGGTTTTGCCGGTCACAGCCATTTTCGGCGATCTGCCCGGTCTTGACGCACTGCTTACCCAGTACCTCACTGCTGCACGGGCAAGCCATACCTACGCCCCCCCTGGTACACGAAGGGACTGA